One Acetobacter ghanensis DNA window includes the following coding sequences:
- a CDS encoding outer membrane beta-barrel protein → MNLSKKQSGIAFALSVASILAGAPIKSAKAQVHPFSTFSSGGSDLSHWLSDVTLTGQIEGGIMANPARPNPGYNFGDFLADHANQVQLNQAEFTLSKAIDASKNTYQIGFTLEGLYGSDARYYHLVGISDQEWKARYQLIPAQAHVDVHLPWLTSGGLDMQAGILQAPMGVEGLDPASRAFYTLAYTSEYSVPFQHVGAMFNWHVTPMLDITFGIDTGNQTTFGSSDNNNAPAGYFGFNLNNLAGGKLRIVELSRVGPENVWQSVGHYEANHAQRFWNDINATYQVNDDLSLTAEFNYLHDEGIRGIGARGQFAGADAESFVSFLSYKINKDFTFNYRGEIYRDNNNMMVGTFIGNNSYMNAIAGRSPSTLMAGPGGHGTTYGALSLNVAYRPDLGHHVRVFQLRPEIRFDRSLNDTSPFNGGRNNGMFTFGGDAVIGF, encoded by the coding sequence ATGAATCTGTCCAAAAAACAATCAGGTATTGCTTTTGCTCTCAGCGTTGCTTCCATTCTGGCGGGAGCGCCCATCAAATCAGCCAAAGCGCAGGTTCACCCTTTTTCCACTTTTTCAAGCGGCGGCTCAGACCTGTCTCACTGGCTGTCAGACGTTACCCTGACCGGGCAGATTGAAGGCGGCATTATGGCCAACCCGGCCCGGCCCAACCCCGGCTACAACTTTGGTGACTTTCTGGCCGACCACGCCAATCAGGTCCAGCTGAATCAGGCAGAGTTCACACTCTCCAAAGCCATTGATGCCAGCAAAAACACGTATCAGATCGGCTTCACGCTGGAAGGCCTCTATGGTTCCGATGCGCGGTACTACCATCTGGTTGGCATATCTGATCAGGAATGGAAGGCCCGCTACCAGCTTATTCCTGCTCAAGCGCATGTTGATGTGCACCTGCCGTGGCTGACATCTGGCGGGCTGGACATGCAGGCCGGTATTCTCCAAGCCCCTATGGGCGTGGAAGGGTTAGACCCCGCATCCCGCGCCTTCTACACGCTGGCTTACACGTCTGAATATTCCGTACCCTTCCAGCATGTGGGGGCCATGTTCAACTGGCACGTCACCCCCATGCTGGATATTACATTCGGCATTGATACTGGTAACCAGACAACTTTTGGTAGTTCGGACAACAACAATGCACCTGCCGGGTATTTTGGCTTCAATCTGAACAATCTGGCTGGCGGCAAACTCCGCATTGTCGAACTCAGCCGTGTCGGGCCGGAAAATGTCTGGCAGAGTGTGGGTCATTACGAAGCCAACCATGCCCAACGCTTCTGGAACGACATCAACGCCACATATCAGGTTAATGACGACCTGAGCCTGACGGCTGAATTCAACTATCTGCATGATGAGGGCATCCGGGGCATTGGAGCCCGCGGCCAGTTTGCTGGAGCCGATGCGGAGAGCTTTGTCTCCTTCCTGAGCTATAAGATCAACAAGGACTTCACCTTCAACTATCGTGGTGAAATCTATCGTGACAATAACAACATGATGGTCGGCACCTTTATTGGCAATAATTCTTACATGAATGCTATTGCCGGGCGTTCCCCCTCTACCCTTATGGCCGGTCCCGGTGGGCATGGCACCACGTATGGCGCTCTGTCCCTCAACGTCGCTTACCGCCCAGACCTTGGGCACCATGTTCGTGTCTTCCAACTCCGCCCAGAAATCCGCTTTGACCGTTCGCTTAACGACACGTCACCCTTCAATGGTGGTCGTAACAACGGGATGTTCACTTTTGGTGGCGATGCGGTTATTGGATTCTGA